In Molothrus aeneus isolate 106 chromosome 4, BPBGC_Maene_1.0, whole genome shotgun sequence, the following are encoded in one genomic region:
- the RPL7L1 gene encoding ribosomal protein uL30-like: MAELEEPRRRIPLVPENLLKKRKAYLAIKATQAKQALLNKRKQQKGKQIQFRRLETFVRDSWRKRRDDTRLRRMEQRPGQAAAPQESKLAFVVRIVDIKGVTKRVRRVIELLRLKKNYTGVFVKLSPLSLKMLRIVEPYVAWGQPNLKSVRELILKRGQAKIKKKRVPLTDNMLIEEHLGGCGIICLEDLIHEIYSTGKYFKRATSFLWPFHLSVARHASRNRVGFLKEMGKPGFRGDAINQLIRQLN, translated from the exons ATGGCGGAGCTGGAGGA GCCGAGGCGGCGGATCCCGCTGGTGCCGGAGAACTTGCTGAAGAAGAGGAAGGCGTACCTGGCCATCAAGGCCACCCAGGCCAAGCAGGCGCTGCTCAACAAACGCAAG cagcagaaggggaaGCAGATCCAGTTCAGGCGCCTGGAGACGTTTGTTCGGGATTCATGGCGCAAACGCCGGGATGACACCCGCCTGAGGCGCATGGAGCAGAGGCCTGGGCAGGCAGCGGCGCCTCAGGAGAGCAAACTGGCCTTTGTCGTGAGGATTGTGGA TATTAAGGGCGTGACCAAGAGGGTGAGAAGAGTGATTGAGTTGCTGCGGCTGAAGAAGAATTACACCGGGGTGTTTGTGAAGCTGAGCCCGCTGTCGCTGAAGATGCTGCGGATTGTGGAGCCTTATGTGGCGTGGGG aCAGCCTAACCTGAAATCTGTACGAGAGCTCATCCTGAAACGGGGCCAAGCAAAGATCAAGAAAAAGAGAGTGCCTCTGACAGACAACATGCTGATAGAGGAACATTTAG GGGGCTGTGGTATCATTTGCCTGGAAGACCTTATTCATGAAATCTACTCAACTGGGAAGTATTTCAAGAGAGCGACCAGCTTTCTGTGGCCGTTCCATCTGTCGGTGGCTCGGCACGCGTCGCGGAACAGAGTGGGTTTCCTCAAGGAGATGGGCAAGCCTGGCTTCAGAGGGGATGCCATCAACCAGCTGATCCGTCAGCTCAACTAG